A stretch of Acipenser ruthenus chromosome 1, fAciRut3.2 maternal haplotype, whole genome shotgun sequence DNA encodes these proteins:
- the LOC117421152 gene encoding uncharacterized protein C4orf54-like, whose translation MEALQKTLTYRGDHAPYRNLLPDKAICNSGKQQDESKYVEIDDLLDMKSEGAKTVKVTFTGEGSQLPIFKCKNGTSTAGNESPDDREMNGNVAKPTTMNCKYNKDFSPGVRAQQFLADDVPGSPESASSSEISNNETPLQKRGIISGTETKNAPKMSKAKPSLDYDNDELEYTDIFLNRKNEQEPPSTQQSDDYASNDNEDETHYISTHEIQLCELDDDVDYDFGQRSSWDFEDDNLVNSFVDYASFDSDETVEGTQIEDSDCVNVESNQAQSNNTVQHTSGAAVSTKHESDLYDTNKSASSDESLSKNQNGSGNSAGQIHLSIKTTSRAINEPNNVKEKENIGFDAKYERDMSRYVLKSTGAKTEKISDRAKCFIAAPGRLHFGSKLKGKKDTNEYSSGASSAVSELDDADNEVRNLTARAFRSLACPYFDTINFSTSSDSSASLSEQGLGINKWSTFVDLKYGNLTQRSKQNEFSHKSSASTFEINKNLAISNIHPPQSKSIALNGKIADSKSGISSTNEIQVKEEIEQGVITLSETLNVRCNVKTGVPGSERRAKFAENVARSRSTDEVTDTLPSEPGGETSKQTCKAGEAMEDPHKKAQFATSLLKNVISKKMQFEQERKMERGEISEPSFPGLSPGLSCKEFEFPKEKVGGFQRQNSRFSEGSSEFTIVSLNDIEDFVESKPCDVKDSEDTLTLTPETNFESSFDAGFDTKKGASDAARHKLLRSHNSAFRSWRDGKLEFQKEYKNDDKTLTGKSATSTDKTRLQHQLSSSKSTKMSHLFVPSIQLVSTENGIGKTQPNIKYSTRAVTDLADGSNLLSLDTLYAADSDRSLVTSKSPEIKISLRSVEENKRNPFNIAKLLTPNIGCNAANLIKTADDFKCQALSAALKGESSEKVPHFTVRDIRDKKYKLQTPIHQVRDVRKLVKSSYHFVSLDNNDPKGSASDQNAEQTSIQQGHFRKQGSLSPIVIKCQSVNTKSNVTPSKRRPVEGILEADRVSTPPAEGAKKGTILVYRTTDRVPLVPASKQQKSETSEGPAGVKTETRSAKQKPEIIIEPGEKKPESKMANQAALEKLRAAVKTMEQLYVFDRNEWKRKTQPQPITDSHVLSLIASEEGPEGNQEQWAITTAEREEENVTVSPSTAERLIRRNSYPTAEKLSQTAAAGSMFDFLRKKDVKENLKMFHIPLKKEDKEVPKSLSQQSGAFTNKNVFTFTNNQKTSSRGSSINVTNKLPQPYTSSQPPFSTKSIVPKSTKIPMSFKISQAKAAPAKMEKSSSEAEKTQTHSTFTADSENYLTIPVKPQTSEAKPTTTSQEQNAVYTFAATEAKPQTTSTLSYFNPADSRRQEDSSQSPKRSSVVMETQSPDTPTATIYHHSLPMAMSGTQPQVICFSQSVLPPIDQLQQTQRKMLLDPTTGQYYLVDTPVQPATKRLFDPETGQYVDVPMPQQPMAPVPMPISPLALSSGAYGATYMLYPGFLPTTAVLPTRTLQTQLSSHSEADDIDKMNSKEVIHLGQQGDVAYMESPYYIPTGKSAQAPSTSQHITSGGSKAFSDGKPVISIVSQQGPRIIAPPSFDGTTMRFVVEHR comes from the coding sequence ATGGAAGCGCTTCAGAAAACTCTGACTTACCGGGGCGACCATGCTCCTTACAGAAATCTACTTCCAGACAAGGCTATCTGTAATTCAGGGAAGCAACAGGACGAATCCAAATACGTGGAGATAGATGATCTTCTTGATATGAAATCGGAAGGCGCAAAAACTGTCAAAGTTACTTTTACTGGTGAAGGAAGCCAGCTGccaatatttaaatgtaaaaacggCACCTCCACTGCTGGAAATGAAAGCCCCGACGACCGAGAAATGAATGGCAATGTAGCTAAACCCACAACCATGAACTGTAAATATAATAAAGATTTTTCGCCGGGCGTCAGAGCACAACAGTTTCTCGCTGACGATGTCCCTGGCTCTCCTGAATCAGCTTCATCCTCTGAAATCTCCAATAACGAAACGCCGCTTCAGAAGCGGGGCATCATCTCTGgaactgaaacaaaaaatgcaCCTAAAATGTCTAAGGCAAAACCCTCACTGGATTACGATAACGATGAACTGGAATACACGGATATCTTTTTGAATAGAAAGAATGAGCAAGAACCCCCTAGCACCCAGCAGTCGGACGATTACGCATCAAACGACAATGAGGATGAGACCCACTATATTTCAACTCACGAAATACAGCTGTGTGAGTTAGATGATGATGTTGATTATGACTTTGGGCAGAGGTCTTCTTGGGATTTTGAGGACGACAACTTGGTCAATTCCTTTGTGGATTATGCCTCTTTTGACAGTGATGAAACTGTGGAAGGGACACAGATAGAGGATAGTGATTGTGTAAATGTGGAAAGCAATCAGGCTCAATCTAATAATACAGTTCAGCACACTAGTGGAGCAGCAGTCAGCACTAAGCATGAAAGCGATCTATATGACACGAACAAATCCGCTAGCTCAGATGAAAGTCTGTCAAAGAACCAAAACGGCAGTGGGAATTCTGCAGGCCAGATTCACCTGTCAATCAAAACGACTTCCAGGGCTATAAATGAGCCTAACAACgtcaaagaaaaggaaaacattgGTTTTGATGCCAAGTATGAGAGAGACATGAGCCGCTATGTCTTAAAAAGCACTGGTGCTAAAACAGAGAAAATCAGCGATCGTGCGAAATGTTTTATTGCAGCTCCAGGACGTCTACACTTTGGAAGTAAATTAAAAGGTAAGAAAGATACCAATGAATACTCCAGTGGCGCATCGAGTGCTGTCAGTGAGCTGGATGATGCTGACAATGAAGTGCGTAATTTAACTGCCAGAGCATTCAGAAGTTTAGCTTGCCCTTATTTTGACACAATTAATTTTAGCACTTCCAGCGACTCTTCGGCATCTTTATCAGAACAAGGCCTTGGGATTAACAAGTGGTCAACGTTTGTTGACCTAAAATATGGCAATCTGACCCAAAGAAGCAAGCAAAACGAGTTTTCCCATAAGAGCTCTGCGTCAACTTTTGAAATTAACAAGAATTTGGCTATAAGCAATATACATCCACCTCAGAGTAAAAGCATAGCTTTAAATGGAAAAATTGCAGATAGCAAAAGCGGCATTTcttcaacaaatgaaatacaagtGAAAGAAGAAATTGAACAAGGTGTAATAACTTTGAGTGAAACTTTAAATGTTCGTTGCAATGTTAAAACGGGTGTCCCTGGAAGCGAAAGGCGTGCAAAGTTTGCAGAAAATGTGGCACGATCGCGTTCTACAGATGAAGTTACAGACACCTTGCCAAGCGAGCCGGGGGGTGAGACCAGTAAGCAAACTTGCAAAGCAGGGGAAGCCATGGAAGATCCACACAAGAAAGCGCAATTCGCCACAAGCCTTCTCAAAAATGTCATCTCTAAGAAAATGCAGTTTGAACAGGAGCGCAAAATGGAAAGAGGAGAGATATCTGAACCCTCCTTTCCGGGATTGTCTCCTGGTCTGTCTTGTAAAGAGTTCGAATTCCCGAAAGAAAAGGTAGGTGGTTTTCAAAGGCAAAACTCCAGGTTCTCAGAAGGGAGTTCTGAATTCACAATTGTTTCATTGAATGATATAGAAGATTTTGTGGAAAGCAAACCGTGTGATGTCAAGGACTCGGAAGACACTTTAACTCTTACACCAGAAACTAATTTTGAGTCCTCCTTTGATGCGGGGTTTGATACCAAAAAAGGAGCATCTGATGCAGCCAGGCATAAGTTACTTCGTAGCCACAATAGCGCATTTAGATCATGGAGGGACGGTAAGCTAGAATTTCAAAAGGAATATAAAAACGATGATAAAACCCTTACAGGGAAATCGGCTACCTCCACAGATAAGACGCGTTTGCAGCACCAACTGAGCAGCAGCAAATCAACTAAAATGTCTCATCTGTTTGTGCCGAGCATTCAGCTTGTTTCCACTGAGAATGGAATAGGAAAAACACAGCCAAACATCAAATATTCAACCAGGGCAGTTACAGATCTGGCAGATGGAAGCAACCTTCTGAGCCTTGACACCTTGTATGCAGCTGATTCAGACAGAAGCTTGGTAACTTCTAAGTCACCTGAAATCAAAATAAGCCTGCGGAGCGTAGAGGAAAACAAACGCAACCCGTTCAACATTGCTAAGCTGCTAACTCCCAATATAGGTTGCAATGCGGCCAACCTGATAAAGACAGCTGATGACTTCAAATGCCAAGCGCTCTCTGCAGCATTAAAGGGTGAGTCGTCGGAAAAAGTGCCCCATTTCACGGTCAGAGACATAAGGGACAAGAAATACAAGCTCCAAACACCGATTCATCAAGTCAGGGACGTGCGCAAGCTGGTTAAAAGCTCGTATCACTTCGTTTCTCTGGACAACAACGACCCCAAAGGCTCTGCTTCTGATCAGAACGCAGAGCAGACATCTATCCAGCAGGGCCATTTCAGAAAACAGGGCTCACTTTCACCTATAGTAATAAAGTGCCAGTCAGTAAATACAAAAAGCAACGTGACACCATCAAAACGCAGACCAGTTGAGGGTATTTTGGAGGCAGACAGAGTGTCTACTCCTCCAGCAGAGGGTGCCAAAAAAGGAACCATACTGGTCTACAGAACAACAGACAGAGTTCCCTTGGTTCCTGCATCAAAGCAACAGAAAAGCGAAACGTCTGAGGGGCCTGCTGGGGTGAAAACTGAAACCAGGTCAGCTAAACAGAAACCGGAAATAATTATCGAACCCGGGGAAAAGAAACCAGAATCAAAAATGGCCAATCAGGCAGCCTTGGAAAAACTCAGAGCTGCTGTTAAAACCATGGAACAGTTGTATGTTTTCGACAGAAACGAGTGGAAGCGCAAAACCCAACCACAGCCAATTACTGATAGTCATGTGCTGTCACTCATTGCCAGTGAAGAGGGTCCAGAGGGCAATCAGGAGCAGTGGGCGATAACAACAGCAGAACGAGAAGAGGAGAATGTGACTGTAAGTCCATCGACAGCAGAAAGATTGATCAGGAGAAACTCTTATCCAACTGCAGAAAAGTTAAGTCAAACTGCAGCTGCAGGGTCAATGTTCGATTTTTTGCGGAAGAAAGATGTCAAAGAGAACCTGAAAATGTTTCACATTCCCCTTAAAAAAGAGGACAAAGAAGTGCCCAAATCTCTTTCTCAGCAAAGTGGAGCCTTCACCAACAAAAATGTTTTCACTTTTACTAACAACCAGAAAACTTCCTCCAGAGGCAGCAGTATCAATGTCACCAATAAACTGCCTCAGCCCTATACTTCTTCACAACCACCTTTCAGCACAAAAAGCATTGTTCCCAAATCTACTAAAATCCCCATGTCCTTTAAAATATCACAAGCCAAAGCTGCACCTGCcaaaatggagaaaagtagcAGTGAAGCAGAAAAAACGCAGACTCATTCAACCTTTACAGCAGATTCAGAAAACTACCTTACAATACCAGTTAAACCTCAAACTAGCGAAGCCAAACCTACCACAACCAGTCAAGAGCAAAATGCTGTGTACACCTTTGCAGCCACAGAAGCCAAACCCCAGACCACCAGTACTTTGAGCTACTTCAACCCAGCTGATTCTAGAAGACAAGAAGACAGCAGCCAGTCCCCCAAAAGATCTTCCGTTGTTATGGAGACACAGTCCCCAGATACCCCTACTGCCACCATCTACCATCACTCCCTGCCAATGGCAATGTCTGGTACACAGCCTCAGGTGATTTGCTTTTCACAATCTGTGCTGCCACCTATAGACCAGTTACAGCAGACACAAAGGAAGATGCTGCTGGATCCCACAACTGGACAATATTACCTTGTAGATACCCCCGTCCAACCTGCTACAAAGAGGCTTTTTGATCCTGAAACAGGGCAGTATGTGGATGTCCCTATGCCCCAGCAGCCAATGGCCCCAGTGCCCATGCCTATCTCACCATTAGCATTAAGTTCTGGAGCTTATGGTGCCACGTACATGCTATACCCAGGTTTTTTGCCCACAACCGCTGTGTTGCCCACCAGGACTTTGCAGACACAGTTGTCATCTCATTCAGAGGCAGATGACATTGATAAAATGAACAGCAAAGAAGTGATACATTTGGGGCAACAGGGAGATGTTGCTTACATGGAAAGCCCCTACTACATCCCCACTGGGAAATCTGCACAGGCACCATCTACCAGCCAGCACATAACAAGCGGGGGGTCAAAAGCATTCTCTGATGGAAAACCTGTGATTAGTATTGTGTCACAGCAAGGTCCAAGAATAATCGCCCCACCTTCCTTTGACGGAACTACCATGCGTTTTGTTGTGGAGCACAGGTAA